Below is a genomic region from Candidatus Campbellbacteria bacterium.
GTGTCAGAACTCAAAAGTCATTGGAAAAATATTTCAAAGGAATTAAAAGCTGGAACAAAAACTGTTCATCACACAAAGAAACCAACCGCAAAAAAGAAATCGGCCAAGAAAACAAGAAAATAGGCCCCTAAAGTAAAAAACACCCATTCGGGTGTTTTTTACTGCTATACTGGTTGTATGAAAAAAATCCACTCTCTTTCTTGGTTGGTGGTTCTGTTCTGTCTTCTATTGATTAGTATGACTGTGGCTCCCTCTTCCGTCCACGCAAACACTGATTTAAAAATATCAGGATGGATTCCCTACTGGGCAGTATCCAGTGGCACAAAAGATGCACGAAAAAATATTGATGCATTCTCGGCTATTTTTCCTTTTAACTATTCCGTAAAAAGTGACGGTTCCCTGCTTGATTTAGGAAAAATCAAACAAAGTGCATGGAAGAAGTTGTTCACTGTAGCAAAAAAGAAAGATGTGCTTGTCATTCCAACAGTTATGTGGAGCAACACGGGTGCCATATACACAGTATTGAACAACCCAAACCTTAGAGCAAAACATATTGGAGAGATTGTAACGATGGTGAAAAAGCAAAAGTTTGATGGTGTGGACATTGATTATGAAGGAAAGAGTGCCGAAACATATACTTCTTTTGCACTTTTTCTCAAAGAGCTCAAAAAGAAACTTGGAAAAAGAAAAGTTCTCTCGTGCACCATTGAAGCACGAACTCCACCAGATTCTCTCTACAAAACAATTCCCACCGACTTGCGCTATGCGAATGATTACAATGCAATTGCAAAATACTGTGATCGTGTGAACATCATGACCTATGACCAGCAACGCGCAGATCTCAAACTCAACGACGCACACGTTGGGGAAGCATATATCCCCATGTCAGACCCCGCGTGGGTCCGCAAGGTCATTGAGTTGACACTACAGACCATTCCTAAAGAAAAAATCTCACTTGGCGTTCCCACATATGGACATGAGTATGAGGTTATCGTACGCTCTGGAGCATATCAGGAGTATGGGAAGACTGGTGCGTTCAATCCTTCGTATGGAATCAAGACCGCGAAACAATACGGTATCACACCCGAGCGTAGTGACGCTGGCGAGTTGAGTTTTACGTTCTCTCTCCTCCCAACGGCGCCACAATTCCTATATAACGCACCCATCCCAACAAACACATCCAGCGCAAATCGAGTTGCAGCACAATCATTTGCATACACAAAGGCGACCGGGCTCGCGTCAGTGTTCTATTATGCAACGTGGAGTGATGCGGAAGCTATCAGACAAAAGATTGAGCTTGCGCGGGAATATGGACTTGCGGGTATTGCACTTTTTAAAATTGACGGTAACGAAGATTCCGCCATGTGGAAACTCTTTGATTAAAAAATACCGCTAAACTATTTATTATTTCGGAGATATGTAAGTGTTATTGCACGAAACCCAAAGAAAAGAAGTGGTACTGCAATAATCTGTAAAACTGATATCCACGGCGACGAAATAACCGACAAATACCAAAAAGATTGTTGAGGTAAACCAACTTGAACAAAGATATAAAGCAGAGATGTTACCAAAAGTGTTAGTACCCCCGACATGACAAAAAAGATGCCTGATTTTGAAACGACAGAAAACGAAGACAGTTGTTGTTGTTTAATATCTCGGAGTTTAAAAAGTAAAAATATCTGCATTGGAATAAAGAAGAGTACGTGCGAAAGCCACACGGGAGCATAGTTTGTATCAAATGTAGGAATTAAAAAGCTTAGGGAAAAATACACACCCGAGAGAATGAGTACTATGGCCGACACAACAGTAAAAGCTTTATGGTGAGAAAACGGTTTCAGCATAGCAAGCACTTCTATAAATAAAAAGTATGCGAGAAGATGCAGAATAAGTGTTATGAAAAAAAATGGATATAAATCACGCTGAACAACGGTAATGTTTGCGTTTATAATAATGTTTGGCATTTTAAACAAAAGAAGAAATACAAATCCAAAAGTTAAATACAAATGAAATGCATGTTTTCTTCCGCTTAAAAACCACAGCACAAGAAAATAGAGGCCACTTACAATAGAGACCAAAAAAGCAATCCCTGCGAGGAGAAAATTTGTGGTAATCATGTATAGTAAGAATAGTAACGCTTATAGTAAGAATAGTAACGCTACACAAAAAAATTGCAAACAAGCACTGTCTTGATATACCATTATATACGTGAATATAACAAAAACCCGCCACCTGGCGGGTTTTTTAAAATCGTTATTCTGTTACCACCACCGTTCCCTGCATTGAAGGATGCAGTGAGCAGGTGTATTGGAATACTCCAACAGTATCAAAGGTAAAAGAGAATGTAGCGCCCGTGGCCAATGAGACGCTTGATGGGCCAGCACCTCCAACCACACTTACCGTGTGTGGTGCACTATCCTTGTTCGTCCATGTAACCGATGTTCCTTTCTTCACCGTAACCGTCTTCGGAGAAAAGGCAAAATTTTCTATTGCTACAGACGCCGTAGGCACTAAAAATTCTGCTGTTGGTGGCAGTGTTGTTGGTGTCACTGTTGTTGTGGTTGTTCCTGGGTCCGTGGGAGGAACGAGAACGGCTGGTTTTCGTACCCACATAACACCGAGAACAACAAGAATAATAATAACAATCCAAATAATGAGTGATTTCATATGTATAAAATTTATTTGTAATACTATGTTTTGCACGGAGAGTGTCTCATGGTCCGTGTTTAAATTTTATCGTACAATGTCTTTATACGATTTCATTGTATCAAAGTATGTATAAAACTTACACAAAGAAAAGGCCGACCCTAGAAAAGGCCGGCTGTTACTACCCCCAACACCACGAGTGGCGCCAATCTAGTGCTGTTGGCAGGCTTCAATAAAGCGATTTGTAACATGGAACACACCCCTATCATCCTGAACCAGCAGAACTTGGTCAGGAGACATCCACTGCGGTGAAGCCATGTCCAGCCACGAACACCAGAAGCCGAAGAACACCAGATTTGGGTCCCAGAGGTTCTCTTCATAGAACTTCATCAGTTCTTGAAGATGAAACCCTGCCCAGAGGTCGCCCTTTTTTCTCTGGAAAAAGAGAACCAACCTTCCCGCCGACACCTCAACCTCAAGCTTGCCGAACCTGCCGGTAGCTCCCGTTGGTCGGACGGAAATGTCACTTGGCCTGGTGGACTGTCTACCGTGCAGGTTCTCAGTAGATTCCCCAAGAACTCTGAACTCTGCTACTGAAAAGGACATTGGCACTCCTCTCTAGGTGTTTTTGATATCGTTCTGGGGAAACCTTAGCACACAAAAGAACGCAGGGAAATGCTTTACTTCAAATGCTACTTTCCGATACAATGAAAGAATATGAGATTCGGCATATTTGAATCAGGAGAACAAAAACCACTCGGTGTAGGAGATGAGAAAGAAACCTTTGTTAACCCCGCAAACACAGAGAGGATTATTTCTGTACTCAAAAAACAGGAGTATGTGGAAAAAGATACCCCCAATAAACTGAAGGGTGCTTTTTATTTAACAAAAATAATTCATCTACTCCTCCCCCAACACGTGCCTGACATCTATCAAGTTGGAGAATCAACTAACGGACAACAAACATTTGACAGAGAGCGTATTGCACACACACCAGGGCACGCGTTATTACAAAAAGAGCGCCTAGTGGGTATTGATTCTGAGGAAGCAGGAAAACAAATGGTCAAAGAAATGAGTGCAGAAATGTCCGAGGTTACTTCAAAACTTGAAAATATCGGACTTGGTTTTAACATTGACGAAAATCTTGGTAACTACACCAGAAGCGAACAAGGAGACGTAAACTACCTTGAGACCTTTACACCGTGGGGAGTCAATCCCACACAACCACCAAAACTTGAGCTTCTTTTTGACAAGGGGGCACTTTTAGAGGCCATTAAACAAGTGCCTGACCAAAAAACACGGGGTGTGTGTGAGGCACACCTTGAGAGATTACTCAAATTATTTGAAGAGGAGAACAAAACATTAAAAAGAGATGCTGAACCAGAAATTAAAGACCTTGAAGTATTATTCACTGCCTTTGAAACAAAACACGACTTGGAACTTCTTCTTGCTATTCAAACTGAAAAAGAGGCGCTCGCCAGTCAGGAAAGGGCTGCGGCAAAAAATGACCTCTTGTTGATTTGGCCTCAATTAAAAACTCTTAGTACTGGAACAACTATTACAACAGAACGATTGCTTGAGCTACGTAAGAAATACGACAAACTGTTCCATGCAATAGGAGTTATTTACATGGCACCAGGAGTGGCCTATGGCTCTGGACGTGTGGACCACGAACGATAACCCTGAAGAAGTTTTGGTACAAAAAAGCCGCCGAAGAGCGCACGGCTTCTTCGACAGCTGTGGTGCAGGGGTCCTTGTAGACCTCTACGCCAGAGGGAATTCCATCAGGTCGAGGTCGAACTCGATTGCGAGACGCTCATCCCTTCGTTTCCTCTCCTGACAATCGGGGCACTCGACGGGAGCAAGGACCAACGCACTGAAGTGACCCTCAGCCGCCCACTCTGCACAGCGCTGTTCGAGTTCGCTCCCTTCCGGAGCGGACCCGACATACCCACAGAGGCACTGCACGTTGTACTTTTCCACTGTTGTCTCCTTTCCGAGACGGGTTTATGTATCCGCTTAGTATGATACACTATTATTATTAAAAGTCAAGCTCCTTGAACAGAACCTCTACCTCTTTCTAAAACAAAAAAGCCGCCGGAGAGCGCACGGCTCATTCGACGGTATCAACTTGAGAGCAATGAGGGTGGATTCTTGCTCGACGATTCCTGATTGCAATCATCGTGCGTCCAAGCTCAAACGCAAGAGTTCTGTCGTTTGGACACTCTGGGTCTAGCACCCTCAAATCTTCATTCTTGCTCCAAGGTCTGCGGTGATTGGACCGATTGACGGGGCACTTGTTGTGACTCCGTTTTTTTGAGGCAATCCATTTTTCTGGGTGTCTACTTCGCCACGTCCTATCGTATTCACGCTGTTTGCCCAAAAGAATGCCTCCCCTGACCCATTGGTCGGTAGTTACAAAGAACCTTTCTGCTCACGTATTGGTCTGAGTTCAGAACCTTTAACTGGTCACATACTACCCTAGGGTCTATTCAAAACCTAATTCATAAAAAATAAAATGGAGTCAGGCACTCTTTTTAAAACCCTCTTGGTATGTAGTTATATCAAATATATGTTAACATTATTTTGTCTTTATCTTTCTAAAAGGGGCAGGCAGTAACTACTGCACACTGTGCAGAAATAACATGGAACAAATAAAAAAGACGTTGTTTAATCGTGGTTTTACCATTATTGAACTTTTGGTTGTTATTGCGATTATTGGAATTTTGAGCGCCGTTGTTCTGGTGAGTATAAGCATTGCTCGTGAAAAAGCGCGTGATGCCCAGCGAGTAGCAAATATAAATCAGATTGCGATCGCCATCGCCCTTTACGAAACTGACAATGGAGTACCGCCCGGCGAAAGTGGTGTTGAATATGTGAATGGCAAACCAGAATGGATTCCGGGTCTTGCACCAAAATATATACCCTCGGTTCCGTCAGATCCCATTGATGCCGGAGAACATAAATTTCACTACTCTCGTAATGGTAATGACTATGAAGTTATTTCTTTTCTCGAACAAAACGGCAATGATGCGTCTTGTGGTGACGGTGGTTCTTCGTGTCAATACTATGAAAAATCGACTGGTGCATTTTTGGCTCTCGTAAATCCCGGCGCAAGTGGATGGCGCTTCGCATCTTCTACTGAAGTTGTCTTTATGACATGCCCTAATCTTGGGGAGCAGGTAACTATTTGTCACAGACCCTCAGAAAATTCAGACAGTGGGCAGACACTCACAGTATCATGTAATGCGATAGGACCAGAAGGACACAGTAATCATGAGAATGATATTCTTGGGGCGTGTTCCACAGAAGTTATTACCCCTCCACCACCAATTGCCACCACCACACCACCAACCCCTCCTCAGACAACACTGATTGCTCCTGCTGGATTTTCGATGTCTTCGACGCTTCCCGGCACCAATTTATATTCAGGCTACTTGTCGTTTTCTTGGACAACGCGAAATGACGTCGCAGGATATAGGATATATTTGACGAACACTGCTACAAATGTAACGACTACTCTTAATTTCTCCCCAGCAAATGCAAGCGGTGTAGGCAATTTTGGGTATGCTCAGGGAGTCCAATATTCTGCCTATATCGTTTCAGTCGACTCCGCCGGAAATATTTCGACTCCGTCTGCTACACTTTATGCAACAACTTTGAAATTAACTAGCCCAACAAACTTCACTGCTTCTGCTACAAGCCCTACCTCTGTCTCATTGGCATGGACTGCTTCAGAAGGAATTATCTATAAATATATGATTACAAGATATACCGGCAGTGTGGGTACTGCCCAGACAGTCGTAGAAGTTCTTGCTCCAGCGACCTCATATGTTGATACTACCGTTGAACTAGGCACGGCGTATATTTATTGGATTAAAGCTATGAGTGTAGAAAATTACGCTGGTTTCAACCTTGGTACCTCGGTAACAACACCAACATCTTAGGAAAAAGAGGTCAGACACCTTTTAAATCTGTTCGGGTAAATACCAAACGGGATCGCCTCTTGCTTCGCTCGAGACGCTACATTTTTATACTCGTTACACTCGTTAAAAATATGCGCCTACGGTTCGATCC
It encodes:
- a CDS encoding glycosyl hydrolase family 18 protein, whose protein sequence is MKKIHSLSWLVVLFCLLLISMTVAPSSVHANTDLKISGWIPYWAVSSGTKDARKNIDAFSAIFPFNYSVKSDGSLLDLGKIKQSAWKKLFTVAKKKDVLVIPTVMWSNTGAIYTVLNNPNLRAKHIGEIVTMVKKQKFDGVDIDYEGKSAETYTSFALFLKELKKKLGKRKVLSCTIEARTPPDSLYKTIPTDLRYANDYNAIAKYCDRVNIMTYDQQRADLKLNDAHVGEAYIPMSDPAWVRKVIELTLQTIPKEKISLGVPTYGHEYEVIVRSGAYQEYGKTGAFNPSYGIKTAKQYGITPERSDAGELSFTFSLLPTAPQFLYNAPIPTNTSSANRVAAQSFAYTKATGLASVFYYATWSDAEAIRQKIELAREYGLAGIALFKIDGNEDSAMWKLFD
- a CDS encoding cupredoxin domain-containing protein, which gives rise to MKSLIIWIVIIILVVLGVMWVRKPAVLVPPTDPGTTTTTVTPTTLPPTAEFLVPTASVAIENFAFSPKTVTVKKGTSVTWTNKDSAPHTVSVVGGAGPSSVSLATGATFSFTFDTVGVFQYTCSLHPSMQGTVVVTE
- a CDS encoding prepilin-type N-terminal cleavage/methylation domain-containing protein, with amino-acid sequence MEQIKKTLFNRGFTIIELLVVIAIIGILSAVVLVSISIAREKARDAQRVANINQIAIAIALYETDNGVPPGESGVEYVNGKPEWIPGLAPKYIPSVPSDPIDAGEHKFHYSRNGNDYEVISFLEQNGNDASCGDGGSSCQYYEKSTGAFLALVNPGASGWRFASSTEVVFMTCPNLGEQVTICHRPSENSDSGQTLTVSCNAIGPEGHSNHENDILGACSTEVITPPPPIATTTPPTPPQTTLIAPAGFSMSSTLPGTNLYSGYLSFSWTTRNDVAGYRIYLTNTATNVTTTLNFSPANASGVGNFGYAQGVQYSAYIVSVDSAGNISTPSATLYATTLKLTSPTNFTASATSPTSVSLAWTASEGIIYKYMITRYTGSVGTAQTVVEVLAPATSYVDTTVELGTAYIYWIKAMSVENYAGFNLGTSVTTPTS